From a region of the Bacilli bacterium genome:
- a CDS encoding cytochrome c oxidase subunit 2A encodes MADHAKLPEKDETANHKNATAKMTYFAVLLLGGFLAAAWLVVFILFLARNG; translated from the coding sequence ATGGCGGATCATGCAAAATTGCCAGAAAAGGATGAGACGGCAAATCATAAAAATGCAACCGCAAAAATGACTTATTTTGCCGTCTTGCTCCTCGGCGGCTTTCTGGCGGCCGCCTGGCTGGTCGTCTTTATTTTGTTTTTGGCCAGAAACGGCTGA